The following are encoded together in the Lates calcarifer isolate ASB-BC8 unplaced genomic scaffold, TLL_Latcal_v3 _unitig_2229_quiver_2032, whole genome shotgun sequence genome:
- the LOC108892383 gene encoding LOW QUALITY PROTEIN: dyslexia-associated protein KIAA0319-like (The sequence of the model RefSeq protein was modified relative to this genomic sequence to represent the inferred CDS: inserted 1 base in 1 codon; deleted 5 bases in 3 codons): protein MWEKTFLLLLHSVEAVVASQCWQGATFSEAVVSPAVESSGIMRVPGVSSLPQCVAACCDLPGYDLAWLFEGRCYILSCQQRENCQPRERPGADSFLAFLRRASPQTLVLQSLVRGEPYRGRWRPLSRTSEAGDLEALKDLALFDGPGWFSDPGILDVEYSEGSQEERGGGGSEAETTTNQPPLKGRDGLNQSEAEDGPERAPTQSSVAQIRASSGGNMSRGEEERTRRAVHQPQTPPKQDHVRTPALSPTTPHWPSSTTTQPAADQPLMMSDGKPAQVLTTVTPEASVSPETTTDLVKLLQSAARAPPPTTPPPSRAVTSDPTTTSTLSAVPPTTTSPSATTAAAASVSEGRGSNRGPVAVVGPDRKLLLPVSSLLLNGSGSTDDRGIVSYHWDAISGPPGLKLEDVDQVVATATGLRVGRYTFRLTVSDQEGATDSASLTVRATSLPPVAHGSGSHTLTLPNNSLVLQGSVTDGDQTQVHFLWVRDSQSPAAGDVLYGSETQASLYLANLVEGTYLFQLRVTDAQGRSSTATATVEVRPEPGGGEEVELEMLVSVSQVSLAQRDTVVRQLAALLHVLDSDIQVRALQGHSHLSTVLRFSGVGSSGPLSGSRLVGLLRNQLLREKSDYLLFRVLRVDTVLCLLRCSGRGQCDPVTKECTCDPFWTENLIRRYLGDGESNCEWRVLYVILTSFMLMVFILSVSWTFICCCKRRRQTKVRKKTKYTILDNMDEQERVELRPKFSIKHRSTEHNSSLMMSESELDSDQDXIFSRDRPVRSRNRSAPRRRRNGNAFG from the exons ATGTGGGAGAAAacattcctgctgctgctgcacagtgtGGAAG CTGTGGTGGCGTCTCAGTGCTGGCAGGGGGCGACCTTCTCCGAGGCTGTGGTGTCCCCAGCGGTGGAGAGCAGTGGTATCATGCGGGTCCCTGGCGTGTCGTCGTTGCCGCAGTGCGTGGCGGCCTGCTGCGACCTGCCGGGTTACGACCTGGCCTGGCTGTTCGAGGGCCGCTGCTACATCCTGAGCTGCCAGCAGAGGGAGAACTGCCAGCCCAGAGAGAGACCCGGGGCAGACTCGTTCCTGGCCTTCCTGCGGAGGGCGTCCCCGCAGACCCTTGTGCTTCAGTCTCTGGTGAGAGGGGAGCCGTACCGAGGCCGCTGGAGGCCCCTGTCACGGACCTCTGAGGCC GGGGACCTGGAGGCTCTGAAGGATCTCGCCCTCTTCGATGGGCCCGGCTGG TTCTCTGACCCCGGGATCCTGGATGTGGAGTATTCAGAGGGAAgccaggaggagaggggaggtggTGGTTCAGAGGCGGAGACGACGACCAATCAGCCGCCTCTGAAAGGAAGAGACGGGctcaaccaatcagaggcagAGGATGGTCCAGAGAGGGCGCCGACGCAGAGCAGCGTGGCCCAGATTAGAGCCTCCTCAGGGGGGAACATGAGccggggagaggaggagagaaccAGGAGGGCCG TCCATCAACCACAGACTCCACCCAAACAGGACCATGTGAGGACTCCAGCTCTGTCTCCTACCACGCCTCACTGGCCCAGCAGCACCACCACACAGCCAG CTGCTGATCAGCCTCTGATGATGTCTGATGGAAAACCTGCACAGGTGCTGACTACAGTTACACCTGAAGCTTCAGTTTCCCCTGAAACTACAACTg ACCTGGTGAAGCTGCTCCAGTCGGCAGCCAGAGCTCCACCCCCCACCACTCCCCCCCCATCCAGAgccgtgacctctgaccccaccaccacctcaacACTGAGCGCCGTCCCTCCAACCACGACCTCACCCTCTGCTacgactgctgctgctgcgtctg TGTCAGAGGGCAGGGGGTCAAACCGTGGTCCGGTGGCTGTCGTGGGTCCTGACAGGAAGTTGCTTCTCCCTGTGAGCAGCTTGTTGCTCAATGGCAGCGGCAGCACCGACGACCGTGGCATCGTCAGCTACCACTGGGACGCCATCAG TGGTCCTCCTGGGTTAAAGCTGGAGGACGTGGACCAGGTGGTAGCCACGGCGACAGGTCTTCGCGTCGGGCGCTACACCTTCAGACTGACGGTCTCTGACCAGGAGGGGGCGACAGACAGCGCCTCACTGACCGTCAGGG CCACGAGTCTTCCTCCGGTCGCTCACGGCAGCGGCAGCCACACTCTGACTCTG CCCAACAACTCGCTGGTCCTCCAAGGCTCCGTCACCGACGGAGACCAGACTCAGGTCCACTTCCTGTGGGTCAGAGACAGCCAGAGTCCGGCTGCCGGG GACGTCCTGTACGGCTCAGAGACACAGGCCTCTCTGTACCTGGCCAACCTGGTGGAGGGCACCTACCTGTTCCAGCTGAGGGTGACCGACGCCCAGGGGCGCTCCAGCACCGCTACGGCCACCGTGGAGGTCCGACCAG AGCCCGGtgggggggaggaggtggagctaGAGATGCTGGTGTCGGTGTCTCAGGTCAGTCTGGCTCAGAGGGACACGGTGGTCCGACAGCTCGCCGCTCTGCTGCACGTCCTCGACAGCGACATCCAGGTCCGAGCGCTGCAGGGACACTCTCACCTCAG CACGGTGTTGCGGTTCTCGGGTGTGGGCTCCTCGGGGCCGCTCTCCGGCTCCAGGTTGGTGGGTCTGCTGAGGAACCAGCTGCTCAGAGAGAAGAGTGACTACCTGCTGTTCAGAGTCCTGAGGGTCGACACCGTCT tgtgtttgctgcGCTGTTCAGGCCGGGGTCAGTGTGATCCGGTCACTAAGGAGTGCACCTGCGACCCCTTCTGGACCGAGAATCTGATCCGCCGTTACCTTGGTGACGGAGAGAGCAACTGTG agtgGAGGGTTCTCTACGTCATCCTGACCAGCTTCATGCTCATGGTCTTCATCCTGTCAGTCAGCTGGAccttcatctgctgctgcaagag GAGGAGACAAACCAAAGTGAGGAAGAAAACCAAATACACCATCCTGGACAACATGGACGAACAGGAGCGGGTGGAGCTCAGGCCCAAATTCA GTATCAAACACCGCAGCACGGAGCACAATTCCAGCCTGATGATGTCCGAGTCGGAGCTGGACAGCGACCAGG ACATCTTCAGCCGGGACCGACCCGTCCGCAGCAGGAACCGCTCAGCGCCCAGGCGCCGCCGCAATGGAAATGCCTTCGGATGA